A single window of Spartinivicinus poritis DNA harbors:
- a CDS encoding PEP-CTERM sorting domain-containing protein: MPNPGTLLLIGLGLMGVVSRRHKVKQQ, encoded by the coding sequence GTGCCAAACCCAGGTACATTGCTTTTAATAGGACTTGGGTTAATGGGCGTTGTATCCCGTCGTCATAAAGTTAAGCAGCAGTAA